In Topomyia yanbarensis strain Yona2022 chromosome 2, ASM3024719v1, whole genome shotgun sequence, one DNA window encodes the following:
- the LOC131684471 gene encoding cytochrome P450 4c21-like codes for MIVAVWAFIWIAITVLVRRLWNRKVQFAKTIPRAEPYYPVLGNLPMALGKSSNEMFHVLHECFQKHDRLFTLHFGPLVAVGVTHPELIQTVLNHPDCQEKPDVYKVVRLPKGLLASRYETWKVHRKTLNSTFNIRILYSFLPIFNDCSRKLINRLNRYAETGEICNVLEYISECTLEMISRTSLGGKALEREGRQEFIENLEVALTTLGKRIFNVLLHNDLIYRFTELYRNEMKAISICHQFTDKIIAEKHIELGSHAGDENGNVIGKSFQNEDAQEGDCYRRPQIFIDQLMKMPLTSAGAYSFTDQEISDHIYTMIVAGNETSATQLAHTCLLLAMHPEVQERAFQEVNEIITSADLFADMDVLKELVYVEAVLKEAMRLMPVAPIIARENLRDVVLDGRTIPKGTLLLMNFYSLHRREDIWGSTAEQFEPQRFLGDEAKQRHAYAHLPFSGGPRGCIGYRYAMMSLKMLLAFILKNFKLSTQMSCKDIKYHYQISLNLACSHAVRLEKRL; via the exons ATGATCGTGGCAGTATGGGCGTTTATTTGGATTGCTATCACGGTGCTAGTTCGTCGGTTGTGGAACAGAAAAGTGCAGTTCGCTAAAACAATCCCCCGTGCTGAGCCTTACTATCCCGTGTTGGGGAATCTCCCAATGGCTCTGGGAAAATCGTCGAATGAAATGTTTCACGTACTGCACGAGTGTTTCCAGAAGCACGATAGGCTTTTCACGCTACACTTCGGACCGCTGGTGGCCGTCGGTGTGACGCATCCAGAACTGATACAAACAGTTTTGAATCACCCCGACTGTCAGGAGAAACCCGATGTGTACAAAGTGGTCAGGTTGCCAAAAGGACTGTTGGCTTCGAGAT atgaaacatggaaagtgCACCGGAAAACACTGAACTCGACCTTCAACATTCGAATACTGTACAGTTTTCTGCCgattttcaatgattgttcgaGGAAATTGATCAATCGATTGAATAGATATGCCGAGACTGGAGAAATTTGTAACGTATTGGAGTACATCTCCGAGTGTACCTTGGAAATGATCAGCAGAACTTCGCTCGGCGGCAAGGCACTGGAACGAGAAGGAAGACAGGAATTTATCGAAAATTTGGAAGT TGCCCTCACGACCCTCGGCAAACGAATTTTCAACGTCCTGCTGCACAACGACTTGATTTACCGCTTCACCGAACTGTACCGCAACGAAATGAAAGCCATCAGCATTTGTCATCAGTTCACCGATAAG ATTATTGCCGAGAAACACATCGAACTGGGCTCCCACGCAGGGGACGAGAATGGAAACGTGATTGGCAAAAGTTTTCAGAACGAAGACGCCCAGGAGGGTGATTGCTATCGCCGGCCGCAGATTTTCATCGACCAGTTGATGAAAATGCCTTTGACGAGCGCCGGGGCGTACAGTTTCACCGACCAGGAGATATCTGATCACATCTACACTATGATTGTGGCG GGAAATGAGACCTCTGCCACACAGTTGGCGCATACTTGTCTGTTGCTGGCCATGCATCCGGAGGTCCAAGAAAGAGCATTTCAGGAAGTTAATGAAATAATTACTTCGGCAGATCTGTTCGCTGATATGGATGTGCTGAAAGAGCTGGTTTATGTGGAAGCTGTACTCAAGGAAGCGATGAGATTGATGCCGGTTGCTCCTATCATTGCGCGGGAAAACCTCCGGGATGTAGTGTTAGACGGACGGACAATTCCTAAAGGTACTCTGCTGCTAATGAACTTTTATTCGCTACATAGAAGAGAGGATATTTGGGGTAGTACAGCCGAACAGTTCGAGCCACAACGCTTTCTTGGAGATGAAGCAAAACAGCGACATGCCTACGCACATCTTCCTTTCAGTGGAGGACCACGTGGATGTATCGGCTACAGATACGCAATGATGAGTTTGAAGATGCTGTTGGCTTTCattctgaaaaattttaaactatCCACACAAATGAGCTGCAAAGACATTAAGTATCATTATCAGATATCGTTAAATTTAGCTTGTTCGCATGCCGTTCGATTAGAGAAAAGATTATGA
- the LOC131684472 gene encoding general odorant-binding protein 84a, whose product MKAVVQQGILLGLLVILGASGCSLSNNDDAELREALLADPSTIMMSSSKNNSLEEIYSECNKTFIITMDYLSELNDTGSFPDETDKTPMCFMRCFLQKNGILTEDDKINKELAISAGWVKNGETIDECLQDMTGSECERAYFLARCVSTRSLVEGRSKESKKR is encoded by the exons ATGAAAGCGGTAGTACAACAAGGCATCCTGCTGGGTTTGCTGGTAATCCTGGGCGCTTCAGGCTGCAGTCTATCCAACAACGATGACGCTGAACTGCGGGAGGCCTTACTAGCTGATCCGTCCACAATTATGATGAGTAGCAGTAAAAACAATAGCCTGGAGGAAATTTACTCCGAATGCAACAAGACGTTTATCATAACCATGGACTATCTGAGTGAATTGAATGACACTGGCAGTTTTCCAGATGAAACGGATAAAACTCCAATG TGTTTTATGCGGTGCTTTCTGCAAAAGAACGGTATCCTGACCGAGGACGATAAAATCAACAAGGAGCTTGCCATTTCCGCTGGTTGGGTTAAAAATGGTGAAACCATCGATGAGTGCCTGCAAGATATGA CTGGAAGCGAATGCGAACGAGCCTATTTCCTCGCCCGATGTGTCAGCACCCGTTCTTTGGTGGAAGGCAGGAGCAAGGAAAGCAAAAAACGATAA